ATAGTCTGGATCGGTTTCCAGCATCTCCATGATTTCTTCCATATTGTTAACCAAAAGGATTCTTGACTCTTCTGTTGTAAAGTACCATTCTCTGTCCCAATGCATATGTGGAACGATATGAACTTTTTTCATGATGTCCTCCAGTTCCTTTGTTTTTCTAAATGTAAGAATGGAACGCTGTTTTTAAAATCACAAGCTGCTTATGCAGCAGCTTGTGTGAGTTTTTTATTTTCTTGATCTTTACGCAATTTGTTTTTTCTCGTTGCAATTAACAAAATCATGGATATAAAGGCGCCTAAAATAGCCGCTCCCAGCCAAATGATTGCTGCCACCAGCGCTTGCTGCCCTTGTAATAGAGCCAGAGAGAAAATTCCGGCGCCAGGTACATTCAAGCCTATTCTAAAATAGGAGACTATAGCCCCTGTAATAATCGAACCTGCAATAAGGGATGGTATGACACGAAATGGATCTCGAATCATAAAAGGTATAGCTCCTTCTGTAATACCGGCCAACCCTAATAACCAGGTTTGTTTTCCGACTTCTCTTTCCGCTTCGTCATAGTATTTTTTTCCTGCGATCGTTGCGCCTGTCACACCGAAAGCGGATACCATTTTTACAGAAGCAAATGTAGCATAAGGAATAAAGTTGCCGCTTGCCATCGCACCTAAACAGAATGTATACGCTGCTTTATTGACAGGGCCGCCTAAGTCAAAGGATACCATTGCTCCAATAATTGCCCCTAATATCATTGCATTTATACCAGACATCCCTTTTAACCAGTCAACCAATCCACTGTTTATCAGCGCCAGCGGTTTTCCGACAACTAACAGCATGATACAGCCGACAATGAGCGTCCCCGCCACAGGATACAACCAGAAACTAATAAAACCGGCAAACGTACCTTTTGGTTTTGCATATTTCTTTAAGAGCTTTAGAACATAACCTGCCAAAAATCCGCCAAGCATGCCACCCAAGAAGCCGCTGCCAATCAAGTTTGCAGATATCCCTGCCGCCAAACCGGGACCTAACGCCGGCTTATCGGCAATGGCGTATGCCATATACGCGGAAAGAATCGGCACCATTAACGTTCCTAATAACGTTCCGCCTAGCTGTCTTAACAGCCAAAGCCATGACCCGGTTGCATTGTACAGTCCTTGCAGATGAAACGCTTGTGCTACTAAAACGGCAAACGATAAAGTCATGCCGCCAGCTACAATGACTGGAATGATGTAAGATATACCGGTTAAGATTGAATCTTTCATTTCTGTTTTGAAGGATTTTTGTCCAATTTCATGTACTTTTCCGGAATCGCTTTCTTTTCCCGCATGCTCTCGTTTTGTTGCGCTTTTCGATTTCTCCAACGCTTCGGTCAGAATCCCTTTTGCATTTTTAAGTGGAGCTGCCACTGAAGTTTTTACTTTTGGAAGATGATCATATCTTTCTTCGTTTTTTACGGCTACGTCCGTCGCAAAAATAACAACATCCGCTCGATTCAACAATTCTTTCGTGTGCCGGTCTTCTATCCCATTGGCCCCTTGTTTTTCCACAAATACATCGACGCCTATTTCTCTGCCTGCCTTTACCAACGCTTCTGCTGCCATGTAAGTAT
Above is a window of Fodinisporobacter ferrooxydans DNA encoding:
- the mngA gene encoding PTS 2-O-a-mannosyl-D-glycerate transporter subunit IIABC, which produces MLLKDLTSPNLIVTKQSFYSKEDAIKYLVKKLHEAGKLYSEEDFYQAVMEREKLSATGIEGGIAIPHGKSVAVKEAAFAIATLQKPLDTWESIDPNNRVELVILLAIPENEAGTTHLALLGEFMTRLTDVTYKNRLLHSKTSRELFDYLDCISEEKTVATVQKQGKTVLAITACPAGIAHTYMAAEALVKAGREIGVDVFVEKQGANGIEDRHTKELLNRADVVIFATDVAVKNEERYDHLPKVKTSVAAPLKNAKGILTEALEKSKSATKREHAGKESDSGKVHEIGQKSFKTEMKDSILTGISYIIPVIVAGGMTLSFAVLVAQAFHLQGLYNATGSWLWLLRQLGGTLLGTLMVPILSAYMAYAIADKPALGPGLAAGISANLIGSGFLGGMLGGFLAGYVLKLLKKYAKPKGTFAGFISFWLYPVAGTLIVGCIMLLVVGKPLALINSGLVDWLKGMSGINAMILGAIIGAMVSFDLGGPVNKAAYTFCLGAMASGNFIPYATFASVKMVSAFGVTGATIAGKKYYDEAEREVGKQTWLLGLAGITEGAIPFMIRDPFRVIPSLIAGSIITGAIVSYFRIGLNVPGAGIFSLALLQGQQALVAAIIWLGAAILGAFISMILLIATRKNKLRKDQENKKLTQAAA